The DNA window TagagctgtcagtgcacctcatgcggtgcaccgtaggcattactcaatGTTCTCTGAAGCttccctttggcctctagctgctacctcatccattccttttactgaacctccgctgatattctctttctcccatcttactttcctcagccttctcctaacaattgtttcatagtgcaattgcgagattttcctacttttacacatttcagacctttttactcacaatttctctttcactgctgaatgacctcataggtcaaagcgcttggcctctggcctaaattttatatttcaactttaATTAAATAAGTTTTATACTACAATCCCAATTATAAACTCTaccgcacagaaaaaaaaagaaaaaaatagaattaataaaaatgttcaatACGAAATCACACAGGGACGAAATAGACATTCGAATGATcagaacaaacaaaacaaacggcCCTCGTTCATGGCAACAAATTACCCAACGATTAGCAATGAATGCAAAGTCAACAATGCAGGCCCCACGGGTGGGGGAAACATTTGCACTGCCACCCCACTTAGGACTCCAGGATCTATCTGTGTCGAGGTTACGCTTCCTGTTGGGgaaagtattatcattattattattattatcctactCATTCTCGTTTTCCCCTTTCGTGAATTCGGGATACCGGGATTCAaaagcaaacctgtttgtcttttttaaaatattttctttttaaataaagaaattttgagGCCAGTTTGGGATACTTATGCACCTTGTGTGATGGGGTTCTGTAAACAATTCGaacacttttttgtccgccctcagaccttaaaaactactaaggttagagggctgcaaattggtatgttgatcatccaccctccaatcatcaagcataccaaattgcagccctctagcctcagtagtttttatttgatttaaggttaaagttagccatcatcgtgctctggcaacaatataggataggccaccaccgggccgtggttaaagtttcatgggctgcggtgcatacagccttataccgagaccaccacagattgatcttttttcggtggccttgatcatacgctgtagcgggctgtatatacagaaaacttgaatgcaccgaagaaacttcggtgcagtttttacttgttctttttcattttcattttctgcttgaaggaagtgtatatatacatataaatgtgtgtgtgtgtgtgtctgtctgtgtattgagagagagagaagggcaaacATTTGTTACGGAacttaaatttccatttcatcgtTCCCCAGTCACAGTCATGTTTCATGAGAGGACGCATGATAGAAACGCCtagaaaaggctcattaaaaacagcggcCCCGACTAGAGATtatgtaaagaacaaaatttttttttgtataaaaaatttgaCATGTAAATATTAAGGAGAAGTTCTTCTGTGTTTGTTAAagctttaattaataataaactaaGAATTCTATGTAGTACTATTCCTATTTTCACTATCTTTAAATCACTTGACTATTAAAGCTGATGTCATAATGGCGTTTGCTATCATCCTCAACCATTTAATGGTTTGGGGTCGATGCCTATTACGTCAGTGAAGCGACAGACGCCTAGTTTTCGATTTGATGGCCCGGAGCGCCGAGACCGAAATCATTCAGCATAGAGAGCCGTTACGAAGCCATTTTCCTTCCATTACTACTTCTACCATGACCTTGATGCTTGGTGGCCAATGTTGCcaggagccgttacaaaggcgaATCCCgcctactattactattactactgccaTTCGTAATTATTGCGCTCCCTGGTCGTTTATATTTAAAAGGGCTACGCACAGTCTATAGATTCGCAGACCGACGCCAGGGCTGACAGGCAATGGGACTGGAGTTCTTGACAAAAGCGCTTGGTTTTTAAGGATTCGCTCTGGGAAAACGACTTGTAAGTACTAGGCCTATAGATTTGCTTATTTGACAATGTTGGTCAGGTTTTTTGTTCATtcttatacaaaacattacaaagtATCTATGTACATTTAGATACATCTATAACTATTGGTCATTTTCATAGTTCAAATTCAGTAGCAATGACGTTGTAAAATTTGAGGAAATGAccgtgaaatttttaaaatcagccGGTTTATGTAGAATCCATCGGGTTTTCAGGAATCTGTACCTAATGAATaagattaaaggagagagagagagagagagagagagttttctactAGAAGACTTACCTTTTTGACGATACCATACGATCCATGAttcaaaaattgtattttattatccctaagaattttttttttttttagattttgagatCTATATAAAGATAGCTGATTTCCCTAGATAGTGAcgcccaacaaagttcgggggtcgttatctaggactaccatttcttgggggtcattatgtttatgatatttaaggtcttttgtttatgtttatacagaaatccccaacgggtttgtactaatcacgccgcaaaggtggatacatgccggtCAAAACTCTTAGGGGTCACCATTTAGGAAAGACCCAAGGACGCATATGCACTAATTTACGTAATAATTACATCCCTTAGAATGCTACAATTAGTTTTAGGTTCCATTTCTACTTTATATCAGTTTCGGGACAAATGAacacttcttgaaaaaaaatggtaatctGTCAATAATTATATCGTTTTCTCTTTGTTACTTATTCAGTACAGTAACAGAATACTGCAAAAACTGTGAAAGGATTTGAAAATGATGACAGGAGAAAATGACAAGTTAATTAATGGTTGAACGAGAGACGAGGTGAgccacagaataggtgaagcaaggaatgTAGGAAGGAGTTGTTGAACCAACTTCCCTTTAGAGAAATTAAATCGAGAGGGTGAATgcaatgaaagagaaattttaaaggaTAGTTTACAGTATTTTAAGATGGTTCTGTCATGTGGGGAGAATGAACAACtgtaggttggtgaaaagaatgtACAATTCATTAGTGTTAGAGGACAGCCTGGAAAGCATTGGGTGggtggaggatatatatatatatatatatatatatatatatatatatatatatatatatatatatatgtgtgtgtgtgtgtgtgtgtgtgtgtaagtataattATACATGCAGActaacacacatttatacacgTACGTAAAGTACATAAAATGTCCGCACGCGTGCTTATTCCAGAAGGCTTGGCCATGCACATTGTGCAACATACGAGTATATTTGCAAGATCATGCAAGCGACAATAAGCGTCAAAGGTATCATCATACATAAGAGTCAggagagaataaaagataaaaaagaattaatcttTACAGCGAAGACAGAATCCTCAGAGGAGCCAAACGTGAAACCTGGaaatctattcttcttcttcctgctttCAGACAAATAACAACAGGTGGCGTTGTTTTGTGCGGACGAGCCTTTGAAAAGATGGCTGGTATTACTTCAAGTGAAACTTTCGCACGGCTCTGAATAGCAGGCGCCGACGTGAAGGGTTGCAccttccatataaatatataccgttcTGTTTTATTTGCGGAACGTGGAACGTGATACTCGGTGTTTGCTGATTCCTCAAGCTGAAAGTACTTCTTCCTCTTACGCTGAACTTCTCTGAATTGGTTATCCACCATCGCATTCACCGTTGCTAATCCAGTGCCCTGTGGGCGTTTCATCCGTGCGGGTTTTTGTTAATAACGTGTTCATTACTAGGGAAAGAAATTGCTTGATTTTTCATTCACGTATAACTCTGTGTTTGTTATGACTGCtggcaaactaaaaataaaaattggaggcAAAGCATAAATATCAAATAAGTTCTGACCTATTTGATATTGGTTCCCTTactgtgtttattttcataaagtaattttacgtatacacacacacacacacacatatatatatatatatatatatatatatatatatatatatatatatatatatatatatagagagagagagagagagagaggatgacataCAAAAAAGCTCGGAAGCTTTCACAAGTCATCTTCTGTGAACAACAGCATCTGAAGAAAGATATTAGTCTCAGTAAGAGACTcaagacataaaaaaagaaaacatttctattttctgttatgtTACAACAGCTGCTCTAATTATCGGTACTTTTAAGATGTCTTTATTTTCCCTCGTTTATTCCAGAGTCGTTGCCAACGCGGGCTATTAGCAGGGAGTGCTAGACGTGAGACGTGTCAAAATGAATTTTGGAATGAGGAGCTGACGATTGCACTGTGAGAGGTACTGCAGGGCTCGCCACTGATCCCGCGATGTTTGTAATCAAGGTAcgaaatagaaaacaaaagagagagattctgaaataCTTTTCTACCtgttttctctttgctttctcttgctCATTGATTATTTGCTGACAATCTTACTCACCTCTCTTTATTTCTTGCTGTGAATTGAATTTCTGTGTGTAAGGACCATCTGTTTATGAATATTAGACTGATAATAGCAACAATATTTTTccaagattattatcattatcattcaaggTAAACATGCCGTATATTAGCTttaatgataatactgataacTTTATTACTACCAATGATAATAATGGCattagatttttctttataagtgCTAAAATATATCAGTATCACGGAGACAAAATGGtttacaattatatgttttttttccatAGGCATATAGTTTAGGATTATGGAAGGTATTGTCTATAACTTCAAATTATCATCCATAGCTGATTAACTGATTGGTCTAGAAATCTACTAGAAGTGCTATCTCTAATGCGGtcctcttttaacttttttttttttctcctttatttcagATATGGGGTTTTTAGCCCTTCCTCAATGAGAGCGCAACTGTTCAGGCAGCGTGGGCTTCATTCATTGGATTAGGCCTATATCCGCAAAGACTTGGCATTTTTGTTATGACATGTAGCCCAGAATGGCCTGGAATGAATAATGAGTAAGAAACATTCGCTCAAAGAATATTCGCTGGCTCTCGTGACAGCTGTGGCATTTTTGCTACTGATATGTTTCACCTGGGAAGCAAAGCAGTCATCGACACTTCCCGCGGTGCAGTATGTCAATGACCAACCACCATTAGAAGCCTACGCCAGCCTCTTCCCTAGTCATATATCTTTAATGGATCTGGGAAGGGCTTCCTTCATAGTGAATAGCGCAGTTTGTAACGACGCGGATCAGCCAGTGCTTCTCCTCTACCTCGTGTTTTCACACCCATATCACAAGGAACTTAGGGACACTCACCGCAAGCATACGTCACAGGAGCTGCTGAAATCCCTGGGGTCAAGAAGGGTCTTTTTCCTAGCGGATGGCAGTCAGAAGTCTCAGGAGAATTACCCGACGGTGCCAATGCCCGTCGTGTTGAGTGAAAATGGCAAACACCGAGATCTCGTCGTGGCAGATTTTATTGACCATTATCGCAACCTGACCTACAAACACGCCATGGCGCTGTCGTGGGCTAAACACTTTTGTCCTCAGGCTCGCTACATCCTTAAAATGGATGACGACATTATGGTTGACGTCTGGGGAATGACGAACCTTCTGAGATCAGGATTAGCTGCTGATAACTTTGGTGTCATCCATAGCAGAGCAAGAGAAGTGTATTTGGATCACAAGGGCTTATGGGCAGCTGGGCTACAGCAGAGAGGTTTGCGGCCACAACGCGGGAGTGGCAAGTGGAAGGTAACGATGGCAGAGTTCCCTGGTTCCGTGTACCCGAATTACCTGTCAGGTTGGGCCTACATTATAACACAGCCAGCAGCTTCGGCCATCGTGACAGCTGCTGGCAACAACACTCCCTTCTGGATCGATGACGTTTACATGACAGGGATACTAGCCGTGAAGGCGAGAGTGAAACACTACTCTCTCAACCACCACTACACCTTGACAGTCAGTTCTGTGAAGTGTTGTTTGGAAGGCAAGGACACCGTGGCGTCTGCTTTCCCACTGGCGAGAGAAGCGCCGCTCTGTAACCTTCTAGTTGCTCCCTCGGGGAAAAATGTTACACTCCTGGCCTCGTGGCTCAGTGCAGCCAGAAATTGCTACCAGGCTAACAGATGCCCTCAGCAACAGCAGCCTGGAACCTGTCCCCCAACGAGACCTTATTATGGTGTTGGCACAGTCATACCTTTGTCGTGACAATGGCAAGTGTCCCTTTGTCATGACAGTGCTAAGTGTCCCTACGTAAATAGGACATCAACAATGAAACCTTGCTCAAGTTGAAAAGTTATCAGAATTCTACATAGCCACTGTCCAACCTCATCTAGTAAGAAATCGATGTCACTTTGTCTGTCCAGGAGTTCTGTAACTTGATGAGACGAAGAGCATCCATGTTTAACAAACTTTTGTTAGTTGTAGGGCTCCCCAAGTTTGCAAGGAACTGGGAGTTTTCCAGATGTGATAAATTTAAACTGGTTTAATTTTACAGATTTGGTCCAAACAAAAATATCAGTAGGAAGCTTtgtccaaataataataataataaaaaatatcagtagGAAGCTTTGTTAATCCTGAGGGTTATAATATAATAACAGCCCATAATAATATGTAatgccaaattcaacaggcagttgcgccaataattattattattattatcttattcaacgtgaaccctgatgctctgctttcctcttccctctcttgacgtccctgtggatggttgaTTTATGGCAAAGGCAGATGCAACAACGCAATAAACATGACTTGTtgaatttttaatcaaaataaatctttttggcccctaatttttaaaaatcgattttttattttagttttatccctttgatttttttacatagtaatataacatattgtggatttttattactgttttttatgctattagcattattatcattattattattattattattttattctgctTGCCCCTTTGATTTAGAAAGGAGCATAAACATGACTtggatttttttaatcaaaaattTTTGGATCGTTTTATTACAAATCTGGTCGCATTTTacatttaatgaatattaaaattagtgTACCATTACTGTTTATGCATAGTATGAACTTTTTTGTGAATGACTTTTTGAATGCCATCTATGTTAAGctttgttggtttttaaaataaatggcaGTTAGCAGAATGTCGCTCTGCCCAAGATTGCAGGCAGCGAAGGCGTTTTAATACCTCCGTATTTTTCAttgtcattgcttttttttttttttacacgaaacCATGGTAAGAGGAAGTAACAGTCGTGGGAGGCAAAATTCCCAGGCTAAAACCAACTTCACATAATTATTCAAGGTGAAAATGGCAAAAGATTTCTATAAACCTTTAGTGACACATCATCACGCTGATTTTCACAATTAACGTTTAAAACGAATTCAAAAACATCCGTAGGTGGGTACCGCTGtcagcgcactgtaggcattgcttagggttctttgcagccttcCCTCGGCTCCTAAATGCAACCGATTTCACTATTCCTCATTTCTTAGGCTCTTTCTTcgttcttactttcctcaacactctcctagcgattgtttcaacattattttcagcgcaggaagacctcataggtcccagtgcttgctaTCTAGCCTAAATTTTAAATCCCAGTTCCAGTATTCAAAAACAAGTTGTTCCTGTCTTTATTATTGCATTCTGAAACAAGATGTCACTGGAAAAGATGCCGACATAAATTGCATTTAATGACAATAAACAAGcgccaaaaataaaacttttgcctGATATGCATAGCCTTATAATTTAATGGAATTTCTTTATAATGTTACTGAGAAAATGTCaattagaagttataaacaatagatggaaatatctTTAAGCGTCACgcagttttattctattttcttgtcACGTTTTACGGGATCACACAATGTTCATCCTTGGTTGATGGCTTGTGCGCAGTAGCCTATTAACTAATACGAAAGATAGAACCAAAATCGCAATCAAACAATGTAGTTGAGAATATTTCCTATACGAATTATTATGGGAAATAAACTGAGTTTTATTTCACAAACTAAATTCTTACACATACTcgtgcacttaaaaaaaaaaaaaccgttgtcCAGAGAAAGGTGGCTCAACCTTATCATGTTGATTTACTAAAGTCTACCATAAAACGTTTTCTTTTATTACCgctcaaagaaaactattaataaaAAGAACACTAATGTTGCGAAGTACTGTAAATGATGTCTCGCTGTAAAACTTACTTTTCAgttatttggtttatttatgtaataaccaTGTTGTAGAGTGCACTGTCAGGCAATTATAAATACTTAGGCCCCTTCTCTTTACAAAACCTCAAAAAACACGTCACACTTGTTAGTAGTTTTAGGACAAAGTAGGCAAATCGCAGGGCAGATATTTAAATGCTAATCTCCGATTTAAAATAGAAGTGTTTGTGTATTGCTGAAAAAAACCGTTCCTGGCACGACTTTCAGTGTTTTCACAAGGGCATTAAGTCTAAGCATTTAAAACCTCTGAAAGAAACAACCTGGGCTAGCATAGGATAATCGTTCAACTCTTACATAAGCCTAGTTTACTATTTCAGCATTCTTTTGAGCACAGTTTCATtccaaatatataattatcaattttgttatggaaaaaatgattaaatcgtAGTATAAATGAACATTTCACAGtgcttataaagaaaatatagccTCTTTGGCTTCTTATCTTTTTAGCTCGCTTGTCGTCCCAGGGACGGACacgaattaaaaaacaaaatttatgagcAACGGTCTTCTCTGCAATACCCATCGACCATGccgttaaaaaggaaaaaaaaagcaggtgATAAAgcaatctcattttctttcattccccaaCTGAGAAGCCAAGGGCAACAAATCCCACACTTATGAAGCCTGAAGAAGATTAGTGAAACATTCACCGGGAATAGCCTCTCTCACAACGAATTGGACATCAACAATCGGTAAGATTCGCACATGAaaattctgccatttttttttatcatataagtAGTACCAACCACAGAGTAAACTTGAATGCGTCAAAGGTAAATTTTGTAGTAGTCCTAGGTGTTGTTTCAGAGGTCAGATACTCGAAATGGTTATTCAAATAACGATGCATTGTATGCGGCCTTTGTTTCCTTGAATACAATATTATGTGTCAAGGTCATATAATCGCGTTATGCCTGTTTTTCTGGAGGGTTTAATCGGAAATGATGGACCGGTGCAGGTGGTCGTAACGTAATACTTTAGTACCAATAGTATGAATCGAAATGGTTTTTCTATAGGTATCCAAAACatcctgaaaaaatataataaatccgTGCATTGTATGGTGTAGCAGTAGAATCAGTATACGGAGATTcatacatgaaactttaaccacggcccggtgttggcctatcctatatcgttgccagaagcacgatcatggctgactttaaccttgaataaaatcaaaactactgaggctagatggctgtaatttggtatgcttgatgactggagggtggctgatcaacataccaatttgcagctctctagcctcagtagtttttaaggtctgagggcgtgcagaaaaagcgcggacggacagacaaatagccatctcaatagttttcttttacagaaaattaaaaaggaactCATGGATGATTTGAACTCTCATTAGGCACAACAGCAAGTGTtgcatactgtataattatataacttagaaaaatatgaaagtaaagtacaattttttataggaaatttattacCATGATTTATTAATGTACTTGTTGAAAGTTTTAGAAAAGAGCACATGATTAAGCTGCTTGTTCAGTGGGAGTATCGTGACTGAAGAGCTTAGGACGACTGAACTGATATGATAATAGCCTACTTGCTTGCTGCTACCACGAtttaattttggaattttaattttttttatgtaaaaccttCTTTTCAGTCACCAGTTTTTACATAGTCTCTGAGAATAAGGATATTAACAAAAACGAAGCTGGTTTGCTGCTCACATAGCCTGCGCCTATCTCGTTCCTGCACAGAACGTTAGGCCAATGGCCTATTTTGTTCAGCCAAATAAActtgtcaaaatatatttttcgccTTTACtagtttattccatttttttttcagtttgatcaGCGATGGTCTATGTAAACTGAACATCATTATGAACAAATAACCGTCTATGAAACAAGAATATTGTGTGACTATACTTCATAATATCACACTGTACAAGATGATTAACTACATGAACATTCCCatgtgggggtagtgccgtcagtgcatcttatGTGGTGAACTGTAGGCTACACCAAAGACCTCCATTCCATTTctgtcttcaatcttgctgtccaaccactccaactccctcttttcactgtctacaGCGCTGAATCGCTGATggtgccccagcgcttggctttgtgCCAAATTTCCATATAtcggtctatctatctatttatctatcagttACATGAACAAACATACGGATAACCTTTAATAaggaaaaatcttcattttccatctccaaaagaaataaattctgctCTGCCGCTCTTGCATGGAAGGACTGAAAACTCACAAAATTGCTCCATGAAAACCACCACCGCTCCAGGCTATCGGAAACGGCTCACTCGCGATGTACCTTAAACAATGTTACGTCAGAGATCACCGCTGGTTGCTGCTAGGTCAGAGTcccggaggtccacaccaggcatcCTAATTAATCCCTTATGCACCTTACCGCAATTACGGGTCTCCGCCGTGGTGCTATTCCCCGAGTTGGCATAAGCCTACTTAATTTTATAAAGTCAAGCGACCGCAGCCACTTGTTTCGAGCTGAAAAAAAGCCCATTCGacgaaattttataaataaaaatctctcagGTGTTTGCTTCTATTTAAAATGaagcttttatttcctttaaaaataaacttcgttatggaaaataaaatgataaaaaacgcGTTCAGATAAGGTTTCATGCTTCCTTGTATTTCATTGTATGCCAAaacaatgctgagagagagagagagagagagagagagagagagagagagagagagagagagagagaatatgaatactATGAAAACCACAGACACCCGTGggagagtattaaaaaaaaagttaagaatttctTACGGTTGGCAGAGACGCCATGTCGAAGGTACATTATTACCGCCAAGGCGctgtggttcttcttcttcttcttcttcttcttctttcttcttctttcggaaACTCTTCGAGTGTGCAATGTTGACTCgttaataatcattattcatCAACCT is part of the Macrobrachium rosenbergii isolate ZJJX-2024 chromosome 9, ASM4041242v1, whole genome shotgun sequence genome and encodes:
- the LOC136841854 gene encoding beta-1,3-galactosyltransferase 5-like, whose amino-acid sequence is MSKKHSLKEYSLALVTAVAFLLLICFTWEAKQSSTLPAVQYVNDQPPLEAYASLFPSHISLMDLGRASFIVNSAVCNDADQPVLLLYLVFSHPYHKELRDTHRKHTSQELLKSLGSRRVFFLADGSQKSQENYPTVPMPVVLSENGKHRDLVVADFIDHYRNLTYKHAMALSWAKHFCPQARYILKMDDDIMVDVWGMTNLLRSGLAADNFGVIHSRAREVYLDHKGLWAAGLQQRGLRPQRGSGKWKVTMAEFPGSVYPNYLSGWAYIITQPAASAIVTAAGNNTPFWIDDVYMTGILAVKARVKHYSLNHHYTLTVSSVKCCLEGKDTVASAFPLAREAPLCNLLVAPSGKNVTLLASWLSAARNCYQANRCPQQQQPGTCPPTRPYYGVGTVIPLS